CCTTGGCCCTTTGCACGAGGGAGCAGGACCTGCCGCCCCAGAGCCACGGTGCTGCTGGCGGCCCCAGCCGGGAGCCAGCCACCCCCGGGAGAAACCTTGCTGGGAGCCCACATCCTGCGTGGGGCCAAAGCTAATATTTGCAGTAGCTGGTGGCACCACGGCCCAGCCGGGGCACCTGCCCTTCCTTGCTTTATCGCCACCGTATCAGCTTGGGGCCGCGCGGAGGCATGGGGCTGAGCACGGCGCACCGCGCCCTGTGGCCCCAGAGGTGCCAGGTGAGCGTGTGGCACTGCCCAGCTGCTCCACACCCGCAGCAGTGGGGCCCAGGGCAGTGCCAGTGTGCCGGGGCTCCTGCTAGCAGCCGGTGTCCTGCCAGGGCACAGCCGGGCAGTGGCCTGGGTCTGCACCAGGAGCACAGCCCCAAGTGCCAGGGGCGAACGGGCAGCGGGATCCTGAGACAGGCTGTGGGGAGCCCCGCTGGAGCTTGGGGCAGAATCCCGCTCTTTTGGTGACTGCCTGGGTCCTCAAGTGGCTGTCAGGGTGGGACAGCCCAGGGGCTGGCTGTCCACGTTGTCCCCAGAgcacggggctgcggggacCCGGACAGGCGCGCTCCGGCAGCAGGCTCGGAGGGCGTTCAAGGGCAGGATGCCTGGCTTGTGAGTCATGGCCATGGAACAGAAGGGGCGGAGGGATGGGGAAAATCTCCGAAGGGCTTTCCCTCTGCTCGCGCCCTCTGCAAAGGGCCGAGCCCTTCACGCGCTTCTCCCgtgcctgccctgccccaagGAAGCCCCCGGGGCCTTGGGCTGTCGCCCACCTCCCGGCCCCACCTCGGCCCGCGTCCCGCTGCCGGGAGAGGCAGGGCTGGCGGCACCGCAGGCAGCCTGGCGCCGTGTCCTCCCTCCCCGTGCCCTGGCCTGCCGCCTGCCCACACACAGCCCCGCGTGCAGGGGAGAAGCAGCGTggagcagcccagcctggggctcGTGAGCAGACGccagccagggagcagcagccctggctctcTGAACCCCGCCTGGCCTCCAGCTGTGCCAGCCATACGCCGGCGAACGCAGCTCGCAGCCTGCCGTGCTGTCGGGAAGCCCGTGGctttctccctgccccaggacCACAGTGCTCAGGCCTCCCGTCGAGCCAGACGATTCCCGGGAACCTGCAGCAGGCTCAGCCCCagggaaaacacagctttgCTCAGCGGGGAGGAGAAATCCTTAGCCAGGATATTCCCACTGAGAAAGGCAGCTTgtttgcaggctgcagggctggaaatGGAGGCGAGCGTGCTCTGTGCACGTGGCGCTGCCTGCAGCATGcagggctccccagcaccccgagCGGGCgtctccccccgccccccgcagGCACGCCGGGCAGGCAGCACGCACATACGCGCGGGCATCTACGGTCTTGCTGAAGGGactctgttttttcctgtcgGGGTTGGATGCTCTCCAGGAGCAGTTTGGAGATTTAAATTCAGTGGCTGCTAAAGCCCCGGGACTGCAAGTCAAAACATCCTGAAAACATTCCAGGCAGCGTTAAAGACCAGGATGAAAGAAGAGCGAATGCCGGGGAGAGATGAGGGGGTTCAGAGCGCTACGGAGGCAGCAGCACCGGCACGCCCTCCTcgccctccctgctctcccGTGGTGGACGCAGCCCTCCCTGAGCCGCAGCAACTGGAGCTGGGATGCCTCTGGCGTCCAGGGATGTGCTGGTGGGACGGCTCCCCCCAGCCTCTTGCCACAACAGCTGGGATGTTTGCGGAGCCATTTGCAAAATGGGAGCAGCCCAGACCTGGCAGGCAGCGGGGTTGGAGCTGCAcggggcagctgcagccaggcaccGACGGGGAGGGTGCAGCCCTCCAGCTCCTGCGGGCAGTGCCGGTGAGCAGTcgtgctggggaccccagtaACTATGGTGTGGAGCTGCCCTGGGATGGCCCAGCCCTGGCTTTGACGTGCTCGTGGGGACGGACTTTTTGGACGCAGGGCTCAGGTAGCgctggggggggctgcggtGGACCCACGCCGTGTTGGGCCTGTTCTGCAGGCTCCAGCACTAACTCCTTCCCAGTGCCTGTCCCCCCAGGGCTGCCGCAGGTTGAGCTGTCCCCCTCAAAGGACACGCGAGGCTCAGCCCTGCggtccccaccagccccttgCAGGTAGGGCAAGGTCCTTGCCCAGCTAACCGGGGCACGGACAAGGGGATGGACCCTCGCCGGACTTGCCCCAGGGCACCCGTGCGCCTGGCGAGGCTGCGCCGCCTCCTGGGTGACTCCGCTGCTGGAGAGCCCGTCGCTGACAGCAGGCGCAGATGTGCACACGACGTGCAGCTCCACGGCACTCATCCCCGGGTCGGCAGCCGCCCCCAGACCTGCCCCACACCTACCTCCGGGGCTGCTCTCTCCTGGCGCTGCCTTTCCTGCTCTAGAGCATCGCCCCCGTGCCGCGCCGCCAGCCCTTGGGCACAGGGCAGAGCCCGCGGCGGCTGCGCTCCCTGCCTCTggcagcctcctctcctcccctggcCGGGCGGAAATGCACTTTCTGGGAAGCAAAAGGAGGAGAGCGAAGAAGCAGCGGGATAAACACAGCAGCGAGCAGCCCTCCCCCTGCCAGATGTGAGCCCAAGGAGCGCGGGCGGCCGGCGTTAACCATGTGCGCGCCTGCAGCGCTGGGCCTGCCGCCACTGCTGTTACGGGCCCGAGGTCAGGGAAGGGGGGGCTGTTAGGACAGGGAAGGGGGGCTGTTAGGTCAGGGAAGGGGGGCTGTTAGGTCAGGGAAGGGGGGGCTGCCAGGTCAGGGAAGGGGGGGCTGGTAGGACAGGGAAGGGGGGGCTGCCAGGTCAGGGAAGGGGGGGCTGTTAGGTCAGGGAAGGGGGGGCTGCCAGGTCAGGGAAGGGGGGGCTGCCAGGTCAGGGAAGGGGGGCTGCCAGGTCAGGGAAGGGGGGGCTGGTAGGACAGGGAAGGGGGGGCTGGTAGGACAGGGAAGGGGAGGCTGCCAGGTCAGGGAAGGGGGGCTGCCAGGTCAGGGAAGGGGGGGCTGGTAGGACAAGGAAGGGGGGGCTGTTAGGTCAGGGAAGGGGGGGCTGCCAGGTCAGGGAAGGGGGGGCTGCCAGGACAGGGAAGGGGGGCTGCCGGGCCAGAAGCACCCCAGATGTTGGAAGCAGGGTCCCCGGAGGCTGCGGCTCTGCTCTGGAGCGGGGTCTGCCCCACGCTGGGAGAGCCACCAGCCCCGTCCCTCGGGGTCCTGGAGCCCACTGAGCCCTGACCGGGGCCGGGACTCCCTCGGGTGCCCTGGGCACCGGTGCTGGGCAGACCCCCGGACACTGCCCCCAGCACCGGGCAGGATGGGTCTCAGCTCCCTGCCCGGCACAGCTCAGCCGAGTGACGGGGGGCACTGGGCACGTCCCAGCCCCTGGTGCGGGGCGGTGGCTGGGGATGATCTGCGGTGACcagggggacacggggccgtgccggggggctccgggccgtccccagcccccccggggcaCACACGAGCTCTGGGCACCTCTGTCCCCAGTCCCAGGGCAGCCCCCCGGAGGTTCGCCTGCCGCAGCCTCCTGAGTACCGGGGGGGCTCCTGGAAGGAGCCCCCGGGCCCTGTGCGGTGCGAGGCCCCGGCGGCCCCCATGGCTGCGTGGCGGGGGGGTCCCGCTCCGTCCCAGCTCCGGGGCGCAGCGGCAGCGGCCtccccagctctgagcaggcCGCGGCGCGGACTACATCTCCCAGCAGGCCCCGCGGTGCAGCGGGCTGAGCGGCGAGGGCGGTGGCGGCGCGGGGGGTGCTGGGAGCGGTAGTTTTCGGCCCCGCGGGGCGAGGCCCGGGGTAGTTTGGCCGCCGCcggcggccggggcggcgcGCGGGGGTTGCTGGGAGTTGTAGGCGGCGGCAGCGGCTGCGCGcggcgggggaggcggcggcggctgcgctCGGGCGGCGCCGCGGTGAGCGGAGCaccggggggggcaccgggggctgaGGCCGTGGGGCCGGGTCCGGGATCTCGGGAGCGGGAGACCCGTGGGGTCGGTGCTGCCGGGGCcgctgtgctgggggcaccggggggcggcggcggcggggtcgcggggggccgggccgggccgggctgggggcgccggggggggccCGAGCGGCTCTGCCCGGGGCGGTGGCACCGCAGCCCCCGCGGCTGCGGCCCGGGCGGGGGCGCTGCGGGCCTGGGGGCGCCGCTGGGGGGTCCCGGGGGAatcccgggggggtcccgggggcgCTGGGCCCCGGGCACCGGTGCCCGGCCGCCACCCCCGGGGACGGGGGTCGGGGTGCCGGGGGTCGGGGGCCGGTGCACGGCGGGACCCCCGCGGTGGGCGCAGCGCCCCGGGGCCGTCCCTCCCCGGCTGCCCCGTCCCGgtgcccgcggccccgccgtgcccgggggctgcccggtgccggccccccccccgcccccgctcGGTGCCGCATCGGTGCCACCTGGGCCTGCTGAGAGCCCAGCACCGGGCTGGGGCCCTGCAGCGCCCGGTGTGCGGCCGCCGGGGACGACCGGCCCTAgtggggggctgctgcccggCGGGGGTCCCGTCCCCGTGCTGCACGGGGCGAGGTGGGAACGGgaggcacggggcagccccgggagcTCCCTGTGCAGCCCCCGGAGCTGCAGGAGCCCGGGGAGCTGCCACGTCCCCGGTGCCCTGCGGAGAGAGGCAGCACGAAGGGGCAcggccgggacccccccggtgGGTGCACCTGGGGCGAGCTGAAGGTGCCCCCCCGCCCATGTCCTGCCCGGGGGGGTGATGTGAGCGTGGACGGGCCTGGCTGGGGTGCCGGGAGGGGGCTACTgccaccttttttttaaaaaaaaaaaacaacaactttagGGCTGGGCAGGTCTGGGTGTGCGTCCCTTGGACCTGGGCGCTGCACTTCCTGCTCGGGCAATGGCATCCTGCTCGGGCGGAGCTGCCACGTGTCCCCGCGTCCCCACGGGGCCTGGGGGCGCGCTCGGCACCACCGCGGGAGCTGAGCAGCCCGGCCGGCGCTCCCGAGGCGAGGGGGCGAGGGCTGTCCTTGCCGCCAGGTCGCGGAGCGCTGCCGTGAGCGAGCCTCCTTCTCCCCGGGCCGTGCGGGGACGCTGCCCAGCAGGACGCCCCGACGTGGGTCCCGGGGGTCGCTCCTGCCTGGTTCGTTGCAGGCCTCTGGGTGGGCAGCGGTGCCGGGCCAGCTGTGCCTGCCTGCTGGGACGCTGGGGCTCAGCCCAGTCTGGGGGGGCCAagggggaggatgaggaggggctgaggatGGCGGAAGGGCTCCCGCAGCCAAGCAGGCCCTCGGGGGGCGGCTGCCGCCCTGCACGGTGCAGCGGTGCCTTCTgctgcggggcaggggctggggccgcCCGCCTCCCCCTCGCGTGGGGCTGTGCCCTGCCATCGCTCCCAGCCTCTGTGGGGCTCCAGGCCCCAGCTCTCACCCACTGcttcccctctgtgctgccaggtTCTCCTCGGCCCCAGTCTGATGCCCGTCCCGCCGTGCAATGAGTCTATGAGCCCCCTCCGGATCAGCGTGGGCGGCCTGCCTGTCCTCGCGTCCATGACCAAGGGCGCCGACCCCCGCTTCCGACCGCGCTGGAAGGCCATCGTGCTGTCGTCAGCCTGCGTGGGCTtcgtgctgctgctcttctgcttgcACCGGCCCTCCCCGGCGCGGCCCGTCCCTCCCAATCCTCACAACTGGCAGCTCCGGCTGCGGGCAGAGGACCGCTACAATGACACCTACCCGCTGTCCCCACCCCAGAGAAACCCCGAGGGCGTGCGCTACCGCATCGGGGTCATCGCGGACCTGGACACTCAGTCCCGGGGCTCTGAGGAGCACACCTGGTTCAGTTACCTGAAGAAGGGCTACCTGGTGCTGTCGGCCAGCGGGGACAGCGTGACGGTGGAATGGGACAAAGAGGAGAGCGTGCTGCGGTCCCACCTGGCCGAGAAGGGCAGGGGCATGGAGCTCTCGGAGCTCGTCGTCTTCAACGGGAAGCTGTACTCCGTGGATGACCGGACGGGGGTGGTCTACCAGATCGAGGGCAGCAAGGTGGTGCCCTGGGTGATCCTCTCGGATGGGGACGGCACCGTGGGGAAAGGTGAGCCCCCCTGTCCCGCCCCGCTCGCTCTGCCTGAAGCTGCAGGCGCGGAGCAGTGAAACCCTCGTCCCTTTGCGCCTCTTTGTCACCTCGCGAgcctggccaggctgggggggctgcgtgCAGCACTGAGCTGTCCCTTGTGGCACCCGGGGGAGCGGGGACGTGGGGTGGCCTAACATCCGTGTGCCGGCCGGGCCCCGGCCTGGCTCGTGCCGCTCTCTCGCTGCAGGCTTCAAGGCGGAGTGGCTGGCAGTGAAGGACGAGCACCTGTACGTGGGGGGCCTGGGCAAGGAGTGGACCACGACCACGGGCGAGGTGGTCAACGAGAACCCCGAGTGGGTGAAGGTCATCGGCTACAAGGGCGACGTGGGCCACGAGAGCTGGGTGGCAAACTACAACGCGCTGAGGGCTGCGGCTGGGATCCGACCCCCAGGTACCGAGCCGGGCTCCCTCCCGTCACCGCGCGCCCCTCGCCCTGCCTGGGGCCGGGGTCTCCCCACGGGCAGCGGGAGCGGAGTGAGATTTAAGGGAGTCTGGGGAAGCCGGGGCTTGCCCTGCCTGTGAGCAGCTCGGGTGGCTcggctggtgctggggcagcgggAGGGGGGCCAGCACCCGGCAGGAGGAGGCGGAAACGTTCGCAGCTTTGGTCTGCGTGTGGCTGTCCTCCCCGCGGCGCTGTCTTTTTGAGCGGGGCTgggtcctgccccagcaggcGGGCGTCTGTGCAGCCTGgcggggtgctgctgccccgtGGCACCAGACCCCGCTCCCTGCTGTAGGTTACCTGATCCACGAGTCGGCCTCCTGGAGCGACACGCTGCAGCGCTGGTTCTTCCTGCCGCGCCGCGCCAGCCACGAGCGCTACAACGAGAAGGCGGACGAGCGGCGAG
This genomic window from Cygnus atratus isolate AKBS03 ecotype Queensland, Australia chromosome 18, CAtr_DNAZoo_HiC_assembly, whole genome shotgun sequence contains:
- the CANT1 gene encoding soluble calcium-activated nucleotidase 1 produces the protein MPVPPCNESMSPLRISVGGLPVLASMTKGADPRFRPRWKAIVLSSACVGFVLLLFCLHRPSPARPVPPNPHNWQLRLRAEDRYNDTYPLSPPQRNPEGVRYRIGVIADLDTQSRGSEEHTWFSYLKKGYLVLSASGDSVTVEWDKEESVLRSHLAEKGRGMELSELVVFNGKLYSVDDRTGVVYQIEGSKVVPWVILSDGDGTVGKGFKAEWLAVKDEHLYVGGLGKEWTTTTGEVVNENPEWVKVIGYKGDVGHESWVANYNALRAAAGIRPPGYLIHESASWSDTLQRWFFLPRRASHERYNEKADERRGTNLLLSSSQDFGDITVGRVGEVVPTHGFSSFKFIPDTDDQIIVALKSEEDNGKIASYIMAFTLDGRFLLPETRIGSVKYEGIEFI